Proteins from one Cicer arietinum cultivar CDC Frontier isolate Library 1 chromosome 3, Cicar.CDCFrontier_v2.0, whole genome shotgun sequence genomic window:
- the UGT72Y1 gene encoding hydroquinone glucosyltransferase, with product MGKHHIVVVPSAGFTHLVPIIEFSKRLVHLHPQFQITCIIPSIGSPPSSSKSYIQTLPPSISSIFLPPIILDQVPDDEILAFQIELSVKYSLPHIKQELKSLCSRSKVVALVVDVFAHDALDLAKELNLLSYVYLPQAAMVLCTYFYSSQVDEILSDESRDPNEPVKFPGCVPFYAKDLPVPFKLRKKIGYKKFLDRANRFHLSDGFFVNSFVEFEEEAVKALKEVSKEKKPLVFCVGPIIQKGSIFGEENGLGLECLKWLEKQEPKSVLFVSFGSGGTLSQEQFNELAYGLELSGQKFIWIVKEPNGVANASYFGGEIEDPLNFLPIGFLERTKEQGFVVPSWGPQIQILGHSSTGGFLSHCGWNSVLESVVYGVPIIAWPLFADQGVNAAMLSDGVKVALRPEVNDNGLVERNEIDKVVRELMEGEKGVEIRKRMEHLKNAAAVAINEMGPSTKALSEVADVWKGI from the coding sequence ATGGGAAAACATCACATAGTAGTAGTTCCTAGTGCAGGGTTCACACATCTAGTCCCAATTATAGAATTCTCCAAACGGCTTGTTCACCTCCACCCACAATTTCAAATCACATGCATCATCCCTTCCATTGGTTCACCACCATCTTCCTCTAAATCTTACATTCAAACCCTTCCACCATCCATTTCTTCTATTTTCCTTCCCCCCATAATCCTTGACCAAGTTCCAGATGATGAAATCCTTGCATTCCAAATTGAACTCTCAGTAAAATACTCTTTGCCACACATAAAACAAGAATTAAAGTCCTTATGTTCAAGATCAAAAGTTGTAGCTTTGGTTGTTGATGTTTTTGCACATGATGCTTTGGATTTAGCTAAGGAACTTAATCTCTTGTCTTATGTATACCTTCCACAAGCTGCTATGGTACTTTGCACTTACTTTTATTCATCACAAGTAGATGAAATTCTTTCTGATGAATCTAGAGATCCAAATGAACCTGTAAAGTTTCCAGGTTGTGTACCTTTTTATGCTAAGGATCTCCCTGTTCCTTTTAAACTTAGAAAGAAAATTGGTTACAAAAAATTCCTTGACCGTGCAAACAGGTTTCATCTTTCTGATGGGTTTTTTGTAAATAGCTTTGTTGAATTTGAAGAAGAGGCTGTAAAAGCTTTGAAGGAAGTGAGTAAAGAGAAGAAGCCTTTGGTTTTTTGTGTTGGACCCATTATTCAAAAAGGGTCAATTTTTGGTGAGGAGAATGGGTTGGGTTTGGAGTGTTTAAAATGGTTGGAAAAACAAGAACCTAAATCtgttttgtttgtgtcatttggaAGTGGTGGCACACTTTCACAAGAACAATTTAATGAATTAGCTTATGGGTTGGAATTGAGTGGTCAAAAGTTTATTTGGATTGTAAAGGAACCAAATGGTGTTGCTAATGCTTCTTACTTTGGTGGTGAAATCGAAGACCCTTTGAATTTTTTACCAATTGGGTTTTTGGAGAGAACAAAGGAACAAGGATTTGTTGTTCCTAGTTGGGGTCCACAAATTCAGATACTTGGACATAGTTCAACTGGAGGGTTTTTATCTCACTGTGGTTGGAATTCAGTACTTGAAAGTGTTGTGTATGGTGTGCCTATAATTGCATGGCCATTGTTTGCTGATCAGGGAGTGAATGCTGCTATGCTATCTGATGGTGTAAAAGTGGCACTGAGACCAGAAGTTAATGACAATGGGTTGGTGGAAAGAAATGAAATTGATAAAGTTGTGAGGGAATTAATGGAAGGTGAAAAAGGTGTTGAAATTCGTAAAAGAATGGAACATTTGAAAAATGCTGCGGCTGTTGCAATAAATGAAATGGGACCATCTACAAAGGCTTTGTCTGAAGTGG